From a region of the Paenibacillus sp. R14(2021) genome:
- a CDS encoding ROK family transcriptional regulator: MKKTGDLALVKKMNTAIVLDAVLRYAPLSRAQISERTGLNKATVSSLVQDLIDSHLVLDLGLGKSSGGRKPNLLQFHASAGYAIGIDLGVNYILGILTDLEGAVISECTLTLTTQDSDSVIAQLIACIDALRLDIPDCPYGLVGIGIGVPGLVNESGTILFAPNLSWPEVPLRAVVEARFGVPVTIDNEANAGAQGEQKYGAGRRVANQIYVSVGIGIGTGMILNKELYRGAGGFSGELGHLSIEADGKPCRCGNQGCWELYASENALLEQAVPLGYHDLEDLLDAASHGNAEVIALLDHIGEWIGVGIANIVNVFNPDVVIIGNRMRRAEAWISDAIQRTVAGRALSHHRGKLRILFAEQGDRSAVRGAAYYAISAFLAKMKGSGV; encoded by the coding sequence ATGAAGAAAACCGGAGATTTGGCGCTCGTCAAAAAAATGAATACCGCGATCGTGCTGGATGCGGTGCTCCGGTATGCCCCTCTCTCGCGTGCCCAAATCTCGGAGCGGACGGGACTGAACAAGGCAACGGTATCGAGTCTCGTGCAGGATCTGATCGACAGCCATCTCGTGCTGGATCTAGGGCTAGGCAAATCCAGCGGCGGCCGCAAGCCGAACCTGCTGCAGTTTCATGCGAGCGCCGGTTATGCAATTGGCATCGATCTTGGCGTCAACTACATTCTCGGCATTCTGACTGATCTGGAAGGCGCCGTCATCAGCGAATGTACGCTGACGCTGACTACGCAGGATTCGGATAGCGTAATCGCGCAGCTGATTGCCTGCATCGATGCGCTGCGGCTTGATATCCCGGACTGCCCTTACGGCCTGGTCGGCATCGGGATCGGCGTGCCCGGCCTTGTTAACGAATCCGGCACGATTCTGTTCGCGCCGAACCTCTCTTGGCCGGAAGTGCCGCTGCGGGCGGTGGTCGAAGCTCGGTTCGGCGTGCCTGTTACGATCGATAACGAGGCGAACGCAGGCGCGCAGGGCGAGCAGAAGTACGGAGCAGGCCGCCGTGTCGCCAATCAGATTTATGTCAGTGTCGGGATCGGGATCGGAACCGGCATGATCTTGAATAAAGAGCTGTACCGCGGCGCCGGCGGGTTCTCCGGCGAGCTTGGACATCTCTCCATCGAAGCGGACGGTAAGCCCTGCCGCTGCGGCAATCAAGGCTGCTGGGAGCTGTACGCTTCCGAGAATGCGCTGCTGGAGCAAGCCGTGCCGCTTGGCTATCACGACCTGGAAGACTTGCTGGATGCCGCATCGCACGGTAACGCGGAGGTGATTGCGCTGCTCGATCACATCGGGGAATGGATCGGCGTCGGCATCGCGAACATCGTCAACGTGTTTAATCCTGATGTCGTGATCATCGGAAACCGGATGCGGCGGGCGGAAGCCTGGATCAGCGATGCGATTCAGCGCACCGTTGCAGGCCGCGCCTTGTCGCATCACCGCGGCAAGCTGCGCATTCTGTTCGCGGAGCAGGGGGACCGCTCCGCCGTACGCGGGGCCGCCTACTATGCGATCTCCGCATTTCTGGCCAAAATGAAAGGAAGCGGCGTCTAG
- a CDS encoding RNA polymerase sigma factor → MNRLQFEYLKHVTDGLDRHAVLNELMAAYGKDVWNFAFFYTHSREMADDIAQDVFVKVFQQLYDFRGQSSIKTWLLSITRNTARDVLRSAWVRRVVLFDTIRTRSHHSPSAERESLDKLMTEEIWAVVLKLPRKLREVLLLNSHYDLSMQEMADLLQVSIGTVKSRLHRARAAVNRMLTETSLLTGEEEWT, encoded by the coding sequence GTGAATAGGTTGCAGTTTGAATATTTGAAGCATGTGACAGATGGCTTGGACCGTCACGCTGTGCTTAACGAGCTTATGGCGGCGTACGGCAAGGACGTCTGGAATTTCGCCTTCTTCTACACGCATTCGAGAGAGATGGCAGACGATATCGCTCAGGACGTATTCGTGAAGGTATTTCAGCAGCTTTACGATTTCCGGGGACAGTCGTCGATCAAAACATGGCTGCTTTCCATTACCCGCAACACGGCGCGCGACGTGCTGCGGTCGGCTTGGGTGAGGCGGGTCGTGCTATTCGATACGATTCGTACCCGCTCGCACCATTCGCCGTCGGCGGAGCGGGAGAGCCTGGACAAGCTGATGACCGAGGAGATTTGGGCGGTCGTCTTGAAGCTGCCGCGAAAGCTGCGGGAAGTGCTGCTGCTGAATAGCCATTATGACCTCTCCATGCAAGAGATGGCGGATTTGCTCCAAGTATCAATCGGCACCGTGAAGTCGCGTTTGCACCGCGCAAGAGCCGCGGTCAATCGAATGCTGACCGAGACATCACTGTTGACCGGGGAGGAAGAATGGACATGA
- a CDS encoding extracellular solute-binding protein, whose product MRKRLIAFLVAAIMMSSLLYGCMLRSDGDASQQVLRIALPDKDSYQSSLGDYLSAAYPDMKVELIEMEPGFNPISIEQYEQKLKEEKPDLVLLGYSGKYAKLASDGMLSDLSLRMQASGLHEDDLYPGMIEKIKRDGGGTLFAIAPTFQAEVLYYNADLFRQYKVGLPQNGMTIKDVMKLASQFARAGSYKAGIAGYHLPLSSMPKDLLLDMSSREGIKAVDFRSGKVTVNTPSWRALITMVIELYRNGTYRMQNVQGVVKDGETWYGPEEVSEADLFAKGKAAMTIASYNSIQNAKFETGFVTPPVSSLDTSRSMNLGVYNYMAIPAGAANGDAAWTVIQFMLSDYMAKVSAGLEEAYAMPVQKSYMKYDHNPVLPKLYDLLPGVDQVYDSTGYDPKFMTLFYELQDREIKAAVKGEITADACIAAIQQEGQALLDAAKVKK is encoded by the coding sequence ATGAGAAAACGTCTAATTGCTTTTCTCGTTGCGGCGATCATGATGAGTTCGTTGCTCTACGGCTGCATGCTTCGCAGCGATGGTGATGCCAGCCAACAGGTGCTGCGCATCGCGCTTCCGGACAAGGATAGTTATCAATCGAGTCTAGGCGATTATTTGTCAGCCGCTTATCCGGATATGAAGGTTGAGTTGATCGAAATGGAGCCGGGCTTTAATCCGATTTCCATCGAGCAATACGAGCAGAAGCTGAAGGAAGAGAAGCCGGATCTCGTTCTGCTGGGCTATTCGGGCAAATACGCCAAACTGGCGTCAGACGGCATGCTGTCGGACTTATCGCTTCGCATGCAAGCAAGCGGCCTGCATGAAGACGATTTATACCCCGGCATGATCGAGAAGATCAAACGTGACGGAGGAGGCACTTTGTTTGCCATCGCCCCTACGTTTCAAGCCGAGGTGCTATACTACAACGCGGATCTGTTCCGCCAGTATAAGGTCGGCCTGCCGCAGAACGGGATGACGATCAAGGATGTGATGAAGCTGGCCAGTCAGTTTGCCAGAGCAGGCAGCTACAAGGCCGGCATCGCAGGCTACCACTTGCCGCTGAGCAGCATGCCGAAGGATCTGCTGCTCGATATGTCGAGCCGAGAGGGCATCAAGGCTGTCGACTTTCGTTCAGGGAAGGTCACGGTCAACACGCCCAGCTGGAGAGCGCTTATCACGATGGTCATCGAATTGTATCGGAACGGAACTTACAGGATGCAGAATGTGCAGGGCGTAGTGAAGGACGGGGAGACTTGGTACGGCCCCGAGGAGGTAAGCGAGGCGGATTTATTCGCCAAAGGGAAAGCGGCGATGACGATCGCCAGCTACAACAGCATTCAGAATGCAAAATTCGAGACGGGCTTCGTCACGCCGCCGGTCAGCTCGCTCGACACGAGCCGCTCTATGAATCTGGGCGTCTACAACTACATGGCGATCCCCGCGGGCGCCGCGAACGGGGATGCGGCATGGACGGTCATTCAGTTCATGTTAAGCGACTATATGGCGAAGGTAAGCGCAGGTCTTGAAGAAGCCTACGCCATGCCGGTACAGAAGTCATACATGAAATACGACCATAATCCTGTATTGCCTAAACTGTATGACTTGCTGCCTGGCGTCGATCAAGTGTACGACTCCACCGGTTACGACCCCAAGTTCATGACCCTATTCTACGAGCTGCAGGATCGTGAAATCAAAGCCGCCGTCAAAGGCGAGATAACCGCCGATGCCTGCATCGCGGCGATTCAGCAAGAAGGACAAGCGCTGCTTGACGCTGCGAAAGTGAAGAAGTAG
- the xylA gene encoding xylose isomerase translates to MAYFKNIGKIAYEGKNSDNPLAFKHYNPQEVVLGKTMEEHLRFAVAYWHTFTGTGSDPFGAGTAVRGWDSADAMDQAKARVEANFEFLSKIGIPYYCFHDRDIAPEGTTLAETNKNLDVIVDLLEANMKTSGAKLLWNTANMFTNPRFVHGAGTTSNADVFAYAGAQLKKSLEVGKRLGAENYVFWGGREGYETLLNTDMALELDNLARLFHMAIAYAKEIGFGAQFLIEPKPKEPSKHQYDFDAATTIAFLQKYDLKEHFKLNLEANHATLAGHTFEHEIRVAAINGMLGSLDANQGDLLLGWDTDEFPTDLYSTTLTMYEVLKAGGIGKGGVNFDAKVRRGSFEDEDLFLAHIAGMDTYAWGLKAAAKLIEEKVLDNIVDNRYRSFKDGIGAEIVAGRATLASLEQYALQNNVIKNESGRQERIKLVLNEIIYSV, encoded by the coding sequence ATGGCTTATTTCAAAAACATTGGTAAAATTGCATACGAAGGCAAAAACTCCGACAATCCGCTTGCGTTCAAACACTACAATCCGCAAGAAGTTGTACTTGGCAAAACGATGGAAGAACATTTGCGTTTCGCAGTCGCTTATTGGCATACATTCACAGGCACCGGCTCCGATCCGTTCGGTGCAGGCACGGCCGTTCGCGGCTGGGACAGCGCGGACGCGATGGATCAAGCGAAAGCCCGCGTCGAAGCAAACTTCGAATTCCTGAGCAAAATCGGCATTCCGTACTACTGCTTTCATGACCGCGACATCGCGCCTGAAGGCACTACGCTTGCCGAAACGAACAAGAACCTTGACGTTATCGTAGACCTGCTGGAAGCGAACATGAAGACCTCCGGCGCGAAGCTGCTCTGGAACACGGCGAACATGTTCACGAACCCGCGCTTCGTTCACGGCGCAGGCACAACTTCCAATGCCGACGTATTCGCTTATGCCGGCGCGCAGCTGAAGAAGAGCCTTGAAGTGGGCAAACGCCTCGGCGCGGAGAACTACGTCTTCTGGGGCGGCCGCGAAGGCTACGAAACGCTGCTTAACACGGATATGGCGCTTGAGCTCGATAACCTGGCACGCCTGTTCCACATGGCGATCGCGTACGCCAAAGAAATCGGCTTCGGTGCTCAATTCCTGATCGAGCCTAAACCGAAAGAGCCGTCCAAACACCAATACGACTTTGATGCGGCTACGACAATCGCGTTCCTGCAGAAATATGATCTCAAAGAGCACTTCAAGCTGAACCTGGAAGCGAACCATGCAACGCTCGCTGGCCACACGTTCGAGCACGAAATCCGCGTAGCGGCAATCAACGGCATGCTGGGCTCGCTCGATGCGAACCAAGGCGACCTGCTGCTCGGCTGGGATACGGATGAATTCCCGACCGACCTGTACTCCACGACGCTTACGATGTACGAAGTGCTCAAAGCCGGCGGCATCGGCAAGGGCGGCGTCAACTTCGACGCGAAAGTACGCCGCGGTTCCTTCGAGGACGAGGACTTGTTCCTCGCGCATATCGCAGGTATGGACACGTATGCTTGGGGCCTCAAAGCAGCTGCGAAGCTGATCGAAGAGAAGGTGCTCGACAACATTGTCGACAACCGCTACCGCAGCTTCAAGGACGGCATCGGCGCAGAGATCGTAGCCGGCCGCGCCACGCTGGCATCGCTTGAGCAGTATGCGCTGCAAAACAATGTGATCAAGAACGAATCCGGCCGCCAAGAGCGCATTAAATTGGTGCTGAACGAAATCATCTATAGCGTATAG
- a CDS encoding GIY-YIG nuclease family protein, giving the protein MNRRKELQNEFGMKQRAMGIFQITNGRNGKRYVAASPTLDSAWQREKFMLDMGSHLNSSLQADYKEQAGVDFHYEELERLSLAEESGSVNKDALEPRTTALNRGAVQAYRDALKRLEQQWLDKLQPFEPDGYNRTTREQ; this is encoded by the coding sequence ATGAACAGACGCAAAGAATTGCAAAACGAATTCGGCATGAAGCAGCGTGCCATGGGCATCTTTCAAATTACTAACGGGCGCAATGGCAAACGGTACGTCGCAGCTTCGCCGACCTTGGACTCGGCCTGGCAGCGGGAGAAGTTCATGCTCGACATGGGCAGCCATCTCAATTCATCGCTTCAAGCGGACTATAAAGAGCAAGCCGGCGTCGATTTTCATTATGAAGAGCTTGAGAGGTTAAGTCTTGCCGAAGAGTCGGGCAGCGTGAACAAGGATGCGCTCGAACCAAGAACGACCGCGCTCAATCGCGGGGCAGTGCAGGCCTATCGGGACGCGCTCAAGAGGCTGGAGCAGCAATGGCTGGACAAGCTGCAGCCCTTCGAGCCGGACGGCTACAATCGGACAACGAGGGAGCAGTAG
- a CDS encoding ABC transporter substrate-binding protein: MKEPVNDWERRLAGKPPVRNGFTSELERKVRERIYMNTTKRRALFRAAAAIMSMVILIGCGWWFRDDVIALLKPKGQEEVPAALSKDPLANKEYVLKVQQFEQMNSFEYLYKKPFIIRHPSVKLKMANAAYKLAQDPEKFEAWFDQEQPDIVQLPMNLYTKLAADGKLKPLDALMKASKFDLGALHAPLIDYLRQAGGNGELYGLSPDFDTMVLYINEDVFAAHGIAVPEGEQSMEQILQLAARFQGTGVTGLSATAQANKFSLVELIGQTNGLQTMKSVEGHYEATVNSAAWKKIWDSVAAGYRDGWIKPEKAKNYGKNGLTMAEMAKQDAFALGQVAMTIAPSYYYTNYEQYAQEEAMKANWAALPIHVDPSATNPGRYLSANTIYALNASSIQSEAAWQLLQFIVGSKLTDSPSTRYQLLKPLADRTGMNPATSKHWDAFYATGVDPVKAAENTIFLSDPDVSAANGILYKLGSEEMESILNDSISVSAALESLQSKLETQLLGIEQGKRP; encoded by the coding sequence ATGAAGGAGCCGGTAAACGACTGGGAGCGTCGTCTTGCAGGAAAGCCTCCCGTAAGGAATGGGTTCACCTCGGAGCTGGAACGTAAAGTGAGGGAGCGCATTTATATGAATACAACCAAACGGCGTGCGCTGTTTCGAGCGGCGGCTGCGATAATGAGCATGGTTATTTTGATAGGCTGCGGCTGGTGGTTTCGGGACGATGTCATAGCGCTGCTGAAGCCGAAGGGACAAGAAGAGGTGCCTGCCGCATTAAGCAAGGACCCGCTCGCGAATAAGGAATATGTGCTGAAGGTGCAGCAGTTCGAACAGATGAACAGCTTCGAATATCTCTATAAGAAACCGTTCATTATTCGGCATCCATCCGTGAAACTGAAGATGGCGAACGCCGCTTACAAGCTTGCGCAGGATCCCGAGAAATTCGAAGCCTGGTTCGATCAGGAACAGCCGGACATCGTACAACTGCCAATGAATCTCTATACGAAGCTTGCTGCGGACGGCAAGCTGAAGCCGCTGGATGCGCTGATGAAGGCAAGCAAATTCGACTTGGGGGCGCTGCATGCCCCGCTGATCGACTACCTGCGGCAGGCGGGCGGGAACGGCGAGCTATATGGACTTTCGCCGGATTTTGACACCATGGTGTTGTACATCAACGAGGATGTATTTGCTGCTCACGGGATTGCGGTGCCCGAAGGCGAGCAGTCGATGGAGCAGATTTTGCAGCTGGCTGCGCGGTTTCAAGGCACTGGTGTTACGGGGCTCAGCGCGACAGCCCAGGCGAACAAGTTCTCGCTGGTGGAGCTGATCGGGCAAACGAACGGCCTGCAAACGATGAAGAGCGTTGAAGGTCACTACGAGGCAACGGTCAATTCCGCGGCGTGGAAGAAGATATGGGATTCGGTCGCTGCCGGCTACCGGGACGGCTGGATCAAGCCGGAGAAGGCGAAAAACTACGGCAAGAATGGTTTGACAATGGCAGAGATGGCCAAACAGGATGCCTTTGCGCTCGGCCAGGTCGCCATGACGATCGCACCCAGCTATTACTACACAAATTATGAGCAGTATGCGCAAGAAGAGGCGATGAAGGCGAATTGGGCTGCGCTGCCGATTCACGTCGATCCGTCGGCAACCAATCCAGGCAGATATCTCAGTGCGAACACGATCTACGCATTGAATGCATCCTCGATCCAAAGCGAAGCGGCTTGGCAGCTGCTGCAGTTTATCGTCGGAAGCAAACTTACTGATAGTCCTAGTACTCGATATCAGCTCCTGAAGCCGCTGGCCGATCGGACAGGAATGAACCCGGCAACGAGCAAGCATTGGGATGCCTTTTATGCGACAGGGGTTGATCCGGTGAAGGCGGCGGAAAACACGATCTTCCTGTCGGACCCAGATGTTTCTGCGGCAAACGGGATCCTGTACAAGCTCGGCAGTGAAGAAATGGAATCCATTCTGAATGATTCGATTTCCGTCTCAGCGGCGCTTGAGTCGCTTCAGAGCAAACTGGAAACCCAGCTTCTTGGCATCGAACAAGGTAAGCGCCCATGA
- a CDS encoding MFS transporter: MNTAAARTAVLRTGTVYVILFMISSVHLLNDTMQAVVTALFPVFADSLHLSYGQMGWIAFTLNMTSSIMQPVVGYFSDKRPMPWMLPVGMGLSLIGMAGLAYAPGFAYVLLSVVFVGLGSAIFHPEGSRVVYFAAGGRRGLAQSIYQVGGNAGSSLAPLMTIFVFLPLGQPGAIWGTLLAAAAIAILLRVVPWYKGQLNEHGKPAKKAKSAGTTNGAAGKSRSVIVFAMTILVLLVFARSWYMSGISSFYNFFAEEKYGLSVRAAQVPIFLFMAAGVLGTFFGGVLADRFGRKRMIMFSVGGAAPFALLLPHLPLGWVYPVSFILGFILLSGFSVSVVYAQELIPNNVGMASGLITGLAFGMGALGAIVLGNAAEAWGLDKVMNWSSVLPLLGLLSILLPPDRRESA, encoded by the coding sequence TTGAATACTGCAGCGGCACGCACGGCCGTCCTGCGAACAGGCACGGTTTACGTTATTTTATTCATGATCAGCTCCGTTCATTTATTGAACGATACGATGCAGGCCGTCGTGACCGCATTGTTCCCGGTATTTGCGGATTCGCTTCATCTAAGCTACGGCCAGATGGGCTGGATTGCCTTTACCCTCAATATGACCTCGTCCATCATGCAGCCGGTCGTCGGCTATTTCTCCGATAAACGTCCCATGCCCTGGATGCTCCCCGTCGGGATGGGACTCAGCTTGATCGGCATGGCCGGGCTTGCGTACGCGCCGGGATTTGCCTACGTGCTCTTGTCGGTCGTATTCGTCGGACTCGGCTCCGCGATCTTCCATCCGGAAGGCTCGAGGGTCGTCTACTTCGCGGCAGGCGGGCGGCGCGGACTAGCGCAGTCCATCTATCAGGTCGGCGGAAACGCAGGCAGCTCGCTTGCGCCGCTGATGACGATTTTCGTCTTCCTGCCTCTCGGTCAGCCCGGCGCGATTTGGGGCACGCTGCTTGCGGCTGCCGCAATCGCGATCCTGCTTCGCGTCGTACCTTGGTACAAGGGCCAGCTCAATGAGCACGGCAAGCCGGCCAAGAAAGCAAAGTCTGCCGGAACGACGAACGGGGCAGCCGGCAAGAGCCGGTCAGTAATCGTGTTCGCGATGACGATTCTGGTGCTGCTCGTATTCGCGCGTTCGTGGTACATGAGCGGCATCTCCAGCTTTTATAATTTCTTCGCGGAGGAGAAATACGGGTTATCAGTCCGCGCGGCTCAGGTGCCGATCTTCCTGTTCATGGCCGCAGGCGTGCTGGGCACGTTCTTCGGCGGCGTGCTTGCGGATCGCTTCGGCCGCAAACGGATGATTATGTTCTCCGTCGGCGGCGCAGCGCCGTTCGCGCTGCTGCTGCCGCATTTGCCGCTCGGCTGGGTGTATCCGGTCAGCTTCATTCTTGGCTTCATCCTGCTGTCCGGCTTCTCGGTCAGCGTCGTCTATGCGCAGGAGCTCATTCCGAACAATGTCGGCATGGCTTCGGGACTTATAACGGGGCTTGCCTTCGGCATGGGGGCACTCGGCGCGATCGTACTCGGCAACGCCGCGGAAGCGTGGGGGCTGGACAAAGTGATGAACTGGTCCAGCGTGCTTCCACTGCTTGGGCTGCTGTCGATATTGCTTCCGCCGGACCGGCGCGAATCAGCTTAA